From the genome of Elusimicrobiaceae bacterium, one region includes:
- a CDS encoding prepilin-type N-terminal cleavage/methylation domain-containing protein codes for MENEKELLLNVLSFPKVVVGNLKRLVVGKEEVPNYKSQGRHHFIKAFTLTELLIVVLIIGLLTAIAMPMYEKASRKAEFVQVQMDLKYLMDTIDAYTMENGYIRTTSFEGVIDRPEWSCSYSTNAGGYYYCNNKYGNYGIMTGSYYRIVWAPSSSKFVLKGRNLYVFAKYIGQPWKWQQESPYGDGASGFPAQTDTTQMVCDWWVKTGGRPTDSNIAALCS; via the coding sequence ATGGAAAATGAAAAAGAATTGTTATTAAATGTTCTGTCATTCCCGAAGGTCGTAGTCGGGAATCTCAAACGCTTGGTTGTTGGCAAGGAGGAGGTCCCCAATTACAAATCTCAGGGAAGACATCATTTCATAAAGGCATTTACCCTTACTGAGTTACTGATTGTGGTTCTTATTATTGGCCTACTCACGGCTATTGCCATGCCCATGTATGAAAAAGCTTCGCGCAAGGCAGAATTTGTGCAAGTGCAAATGGATTTAAAATATCTCATGGATACCATAGATGCATATACTATGGAAAATGGGTACATACGTACCACTTCATTTGAAGGTGTTATTGATAGACCTGAGTGGTCTTGCAGTTACTCTACTAACGCTGGAGGCTATTATTACTGTAATAATAAATATGGAAATTATGGTATTATGACCGGATCTTATTATAGGATTGTTTGGGCTCCCTCTTCGTCTAAATTTGTGCTCAAAGGAAGAAATTTATATGTTTTTGCAAAATATATCGGACAACCGTGGAAATGGCAACAAGAGTCTCCCTATGGGGACGGAGCATCCGGATTTCCCGCGCAAACAGACACCACCCAAATGGTTTGTGATTGGTGGGTTAAAACAGGCGGCCGTCCAACGGATAGCAATATCGCGGCCCTGTGTTCTTAA